The Microlunatus soli genome contains the following window.
GGGTGACTCCGACCAGCCGGGTGACTCCGACCAGCAAGGTGCAAGCACCCTTGAGGTAGGAACCCCGGAGATCAACGGAGAGTCGGCGGACTCGCAGCCGGGTCCGCAGGTCAAGCCAGGTGATTCGTTCGACCTCGAGGTTTCGGCCACCAACACGGGCGATGACCCCGTGTCCGATGTCCGCGGCCAGGCCGGCGACACCGAACTGAAGTGCAACGACACCACCCTGGACAGTGGCGCAACCACCACTTGTGCAGGCACGATCGACGCCCCGGTCGAGGCCGGCGGCTACTCGTTCGGCGTTGGCGTCGGTGGGACGAATGCATCCACCGATGACCCCGTTCAGTCGACGACCTCCGCCTACTTCACCGCAGGCAAGGCGTCGCAAGGCGACTCCCCGCAGGGGAACTCGTCCGACAGTGATTCCGATCAGCCGAGCACTTCGGATGATTCCGATCAGCCGAGCAACTCGGGTGATACCGACCAGACCGGAAGCTCGGACGGCTCTGACCAGCCGAGCGACTCCGATCAGGGTGGGAGCACCATCGAGGTGGGCGCTCCGGTGATCAACGGCAGCACTGCAGGTTCGCAACCGGGCCCGCAGGTCAAGCCAGGTGATTCGTTCGACCTCGAGGTTTCGGCCACCAACACGGGCGATGACCCTGTGACTGATGTCCGCGGCCAGGCCGGCGACACCGAACTGAAGTGCAACGACACCACCCTGGACAGTGGCGCAACCACCACTTGTGCAGGCACGATCGAAGCCCCGGTCGAGGCCGGCGGCTACGTATTCGGACTCGGCGTCGGTGGGACGAACGCATCCACTGACGAAGCTGTCCAGTCGACGACCTCCGCCTACTTCACTGCAGGTGAGGCGTCGGAAGGTACCTCCGGTTCCAACACCGGTGGCACCGACAACGGTTCCTCGACCGCGGGAGCCAACGGCTCCGGGACCGAGAGCGGTATCGGCGGTCAGTACGGCACCGGTGGCGACAACTCCACCGGAACCGAAGGGCAGTACGCAACCGGTGGTACCCAGTCCGGGTACGGCCAGGTGGGTGCGGTTCCGCAGGGCAGCGTTCATGCCGGATATGGGCCGAGCGATCGGTACCCGGATCCGATGTGGCTGCTCGCCGGCGGTCTCCTCGCCCTCGTCTCTGCCGGCGGCCTGTTCGCCGCGCAGCGGCGGCGTACCGCCGACAACGCGGGTTCCTCGTCCGACGGAGGTCGGCGGTGAACTCTCGTTCACGCAGACGGTCGACGTTCGGCGTTGGCCGGCAGCGCTTCATCGTGCTGCTGGTCCTCGCCGTCGTCGCCGTGCTTTTCCTGGGCAGGGCGTTGGCCGGTTTCGGCCAGGACCAGGCCGGCTCCCCCGGAGCCGAGCCGAGTCCGACGGCGCCGACTTCGGCCAGCCCCAGCCCATCGGAAACGCCGACACCGTCTGCGGCTGCTCCGCTCAGCTTGACGGCTTCGAAACCGAAGTCGATCAAGATCCCCAGTATGAAGGTCGACACCGATCTGGACCCGCTCGGCAAGAAGCAGTCCAAGTACGTCGTCCTTCCCAAGAAGCCGGCCGAACCGGGCTGGTACGAGCAATCAGCGACTCCCGGGGAACTCGGGATCTCGACGGTGATCGGCTACATCCGGAAGTCTGCGAAGGTTCCGGGCGTCTTCGTCCACCTGAAGAAGCTCGACAAGGGTGATCACATCACCATCAGTCGGGCGGACGGAACCGATGCCGTCTTCGCGGTAGACCGTGTGAAGTCCTATACCGAGAAGGATTTCGACAGCGATGAGGTGTACGGCCAGAGCAAGCCTCGGGCTGAGCTGAGATTGATCACGTGCGGTGGCACCCTCAAACCGAAGGACCCACCGGGCAATGTGGTCGTCTTCGCCCACCTGATCGAGCCGGACGGTTCGTCGCAATGACATCCGAGCACGCCACCCGAGCCCGGCGGGACAAGACACCCGCCGGGACAGAGGTCCGTTCCTCTGGACGACACGGTCAGGAGTCTGTCGGCGACCGGGGCCAACCCTGGGCCGGTCGGCGGCTGGTCCTGACCGGGATCATCGTCGTCCTGGTGGCTCTCGGATTGATCATGATCGGGATGGCCGCGCGGTCGGTCTCCGAACAACGTGGGGCGGGGGTCGAGAGTCGGCCCCTCGCCGGCGGTGCGCCGTCGGCGGCCACGGCGGATCCGAAGCCGCCGGCCGATCCGACACCGGCCGACGACGATCCGACGAGCAAGCCGGTCGCCGGTGCTTCTCGGCGGGCCGCCGATCCGGTCGACATCACGATCCCCCGGATCGGTGTGAAGACCTCGGTCATGAAGCTCGGCCTCGCTGCCGACAGGACGGTGGAGGTTCCCCCGTACGACAGGGCCGACGATGTCGGCTGGTACACCAAATCCCCCATCCCTGGCGCCACTGGCCCGTCGGTCCTGATCGGCCACGTCGATTCGCCGGACGGTCCGGCCGTCTTCGCGCGAATGGCCCAGCTCGACGCCGGTGACAAGGTCAGTGTCAAGCGCTCCGACGGCAGCACCGCCGTCTTCTCCATCAAACGGGTCGAGACGTTCGCCAAGGACGACTTCCCAACCCAGAAGGTCTACGGCGACACCGATCATCCGGAGCTTCGCCTGATCACCTGCGGCGGAACCTACGATCGTGGGGCCGGTGGATATCAGGCCAACACCATCGCGTTCGCCGATCTCGTCTCGATCAAGCACGCACAGCAGTGAACTGAACCTCGGGGACCCGATATCGAGGAAGTTCCATGACTTATCCACGACCTCGGGCGAGGAAGACGCTCGCCCTCACCGCGACGCTGCTGTCGGCCGTTCTGTCGGTCGGCACCGCTGCGCTCGCACACGCAGATCAACCGGTCCGCCGAGACCATCAGATCACCACCGTCCCGACGTCGAAGAGCAACCCCGCGTTGGACCGAGCAGTCGAGAGACTCGGCCCCGCTCGCACCGGCGGCGGTTACATCGACGACAACGGCACGCCGGTCGTCACCACCACCGCAGCCGGACGCCAGACCGCGGTCCGATCCGGCGGCGTCACCGTCCGCGTCGTCGATCACTCGCTGCAGGAACTCCGCCGGGCACGTGCGTCCTTGGACAAGTACGCCAAGGCACGTGGCGCCGGGCAGGTCCAGGAGTGGCACATCGACGTCGTCGCGAATCGGCTGCTGGTGGCATCGGCCGACAGCGACGACGCCGTGACGCGGTCGTTCCTTCGACACGCACGCTCACTGGGTGACGCGGTACAGGTCGAGACGGTCGAGAGCAGCATCCGGCCCGCTGGTCGTTCGCTGTACAACAGTGACAACATCAGCCTGAACAACACCCTCGAATGCTCGGTTGGCTTCAACGCCACCGATTCCCAGAATCGTCAGATCTTCCTGACAGCAGGCCATTGCCTCAACGGTTCGTCCGCGGCCTATCGAGGAACGTTCGTCGGATCGCCATCGGTTTCCCGGTATCCGAATTCCGATTTCGGCGCCGTACGCACCGATACGTCTGTCTGGACACCAGAGCCTGCCGTCAACAAATACGATGGGAAGGCCCGTGCGGTGCTGGGAACCGCCCAGCCCGCGGTCGGGTCGGAGGTTTGCAAGAGCAGCAGTAGGAGTGGCTGGACCTGCGGGACGATCCAGGCCTACGGTCAGACCGTCAATTACGGCGGCGGCAACATCGTGTACGACCTCGTACGATTCAGTGCCTGTGTTGAACCCGGTGACAGTGGCGGTGCCGTCATGGACGGAAGTTCGGCGGTCGGATTGATCAGCGGTGCACAGTTCTACACCACCGGTAATGGGCGGGAAATCTGTGGAAGCCGCGTTGGGCAACCAAATGTG
Protein-coding sequences here:
- a CDS encoding S1 family peptidase, yielding MDRAVERLGPARTGGGYIDDNGTPVVTTTAAGRQTAVRSGGVTVRVVDHSLQELRRARASLDKYAKARGAGQVQEWHIDVVANRLLVASADSDDAVTRSFLRHARSLGDAVQVETVESSIRPAGRSLYNSDNISLNNTLECSVGFNATDSQNRQIFLTAGHCLNGSSAAYRGTFVGSPSVSRYPNSDFGAVRTDTSVWTPEPAVNKYDGKARAVLGTAQPAVGSEVCKSSSRSGWTCGTIQAYGQTVNYGGGNIVYDLVRFSACVEPGDSGGAVMDGSSAVGLISGAQFYTTGNGREICGSRVGQPNVSFYQPIRPALKALDAKLLTYPYKSTD
- a CDS encoding class F sortase; its protein translation is MTSEHATRARRDKTPAGTEVRSSGRHGQESVGDRGQPWAGRRLVLTGIIVVLVALGLIMIGMAARSVSEQRGAGVESRPLAGGAPSAATADPKPPADPTPADDDPTSKPVAGASRRAADPVDITIPRIGVKTSVMKLGLAADRTVEVPPYDRADDVGWYTKSPIPGATGPSVLIGHVDSPDGPAVFARMAQLDAGDKVSVKRSDGSTAVFSIKRVETFAKDDFPTQKVYGDTDHPELRLITCGGTYDRGAGGYQANTIAFADLVSIKHAQQ
- a CDS encoding sortase domain-containing protein, which gives rise to MNSRSRRRSTFGVGRQRFIVLLVLAVVAVLFLGRALAGFGQDQAGSPGAEPSPTAPTSASPSPSETPTPSAAAPLSLTASKPKSIKIPSMKVDTDLDPLGKKQSKYVVLPKKPAEPGWYEQSATPGELGISTVIGYIRKSAKVPGVFVHLKKLDKGDHITISRADGTDAVFAVDRVKSYTEKDFDSDEVYGQSKPRAELRLITCGGTLKPKDPPGNVVVFAHLIEPDGSSQ